In a genomic window of Wyeomyia smithii strain HCP4-BCI-WySm-NY-G18 chromosome 1, ASM2978416v1, whole genome shotgun sequence:
- the LOC129729055 gene encoding zinc finger and SCAN domain-containing protein 12-like isoform X2, giving the protein MRSRSKRLRQETSEVTNRVRRKLLQCRLCFRVLSKEELPEIFPGNETSVQEAIHSAVSIEVTKQDRAVRICHSCLYMVHMINDFRIICEKTQLLFTKHQLLSVGEFWNKACDQEIFVKCFALVQQCKNSIEELCLKQYVSDLTNNVASHSFDLPADNKQETESYHEQLDQQVKDELVEFKADISVCRDSYENSQCTLKSEQGSISGEDSEDDRIGSFEENLADLRGETVSKKKDLEEEQQMHGEADFEVDDPEFVTKPKRAKRAPDEPRRRRGRPALPEEMLKRRRRKPGEPKKKPGPKNRIKLPTQSVCEICGKLVNRENQERHRNDHLGHRPYPCTIDGCSHAFSSKAGLHGHLARHADRDNVYDCDICGAKIKTKSSLHRHRKMHTMEKPHACDICGKRFWRKSYLNHHSTVHTGIAKFPCEYCGFVFKNKYWRSFHIKQKHVAKGEEPRLETLEEDAEIPEEVVTEISIEYI; this is encoded by the exons ATGAGAAGTCGTTCCAAACGTCTGCGTCAAGAAACCAGTGAAGTGACAAACAGAGTCCGCCGAAAACTGCTCCAGTGCCGGCTTTGTTTCAGAGTTCTATCCAAGGAAGAATTACCGGAAATATTCCCGGGAAACGAAACTAGCGTTCAGGAGGCTATCCACTCCGCGGTTTCTATCGAG GTAACCAAACAGGACCGTGCGGTGCGAATTTGCCATTCCTGCCTATACATGGTGCACATGATAAACGATTTTCGAATCATTTGTGAAAAAACTCAGCTACTGTTTACTAAACACCAACTTTTATCTGTCGGAGAGTTCTGGAACAAAGCTTGCGACCAGGAAATATTCGTAAAATGCTTCGCCTTAGTGCAGCAGTGCAAGAATAGCATAGAGGAACTGTGTTTGAAACAATATGTTAGCGACTTAACGAATAATGTAGCTAGCCATTCTTTCGATTTACCAGCAGACAACAAACAAGAGACTGAAAGTTATCACGAACAGCTTGATCAACAAGTTAAAGATGAACTGGTGGAATTCAAAGCTGATATTAGTGTTTGTAGAGACTCTTATGAAAACAGCCAATGTACACTTAAGTCAGAACAAGGAAGCATATCTGGTGAAGATTCAGAAGATGATCGGATTGGTTCTTTTGAGGAAAATCTAGCAGACCTTAGAGGGGAAACTGTGTCTAAGAAAAAAGATTTGGAGGAAGAACAACAAATGCATGGCGAGGCTGACTTTGAAGTTGATGATCCAGAGTTTGTGACGAAACCTAAGCGAGCGAAAAGGGCTCCCGATGAACCTCGCAGGCGTCGGGGGAGACCAGCATTACCAGAAGAAATGTTGAAGCGAAGGCGACGCAAACCAGGAGAACCGAAGAAAAAGCCGGGACCCAAAAATCGTATCAAACTGCCAACGCAATCT GTTTGTGAAATCTGCGGCAAACTAGTAAATCGTGAAAACCAAGAACGTCACCGGAACGATCATCTCGGACACCGACCGTACCCATGTACGATCGATGGTTGCAGTCATGCATTCTCCAGCAAAGCTGGTCTGCATGGGCACCTGGCGCGGCATGCTGATCGGGATAATGTTTACGATTGCGATATCTGCGGAGCGAAAATTAAGACTAAAAGCTCGCTGCATCGACACCGGAAGATGCACACCATGGAAAAACCGCACGCTTGTGATATATGCGGAAAACGTTTCTGGCGAAAGAGCTATCTTAATCATCACTCGACCGTTCACACGGGGATAGCCAAATTTCCGTGCGAATACTGCGGTTTTGTATTCAAGAATAAGTACTGGCGGTCGTTTCACATCAAACAGAAACACGTGGCAAAAGGGGAAGAACCGCGGCTCGAAACACTGGAAGAGGATGCAGAAATCCCTGAAGAAGTTGTGACTGAAATCAGTATCGAGTATATTTAG
- the LOC129729055 gene encoding zinc finger and SCAN domain-containing protein 12-like isoform X1, whose product MRSRSKRLRQETSEVTNRVRRKLLQCRLCFRVLSKEELPEIFPGNETSVQEAIHSAVSIEVTKQDRAVRICHSCLYMVHMINDFRIICEKTQLLFTKHQLLSVGEFWNKACDQEIFVKCFALVQQCKNSIEELCLKQYVSDLTNNVASHSFDLPADNKQETESYHEQLDQQVKDELVEFKADISVCRDSYENSQCTLKSEQGSISGEDSEDDRIGSFEENLADLRGETVSKKKDLEEEQQMHGEADFEVDDPEFVTKPKRAKRAPDEPRRRRGRPALPEEMLKRRRRKPGEPKKKPGPKNRIKLPTQSVVCEICGKLVNRENQERHRNDHLGHRPYPCTIDGCSHAFSSKAGLHGHLARHADRDNVYDCDICGAKIKTKSSLHRHRKMHTMEKPHACDICGKRFWRKSYLNHHSTVHTGIAKFPCEYCGFVFKNKYWRSFHIKQKHVAKGEEPRLETLEEDAEIPEEVVTEISIEYI is encoded by the exons ATGAGAAGTCGTTCCAAACGTCTGCGTCAAGAAACCAGTGAAGTGACAAACAGAGTCCGCCGAAAACTGCTCCAGTGCCGGCTTTGTTTCAGAGTTCTATCCAAGGAAGAATTACCGGAAATATTCCCGGGAAACGAAACTAGCGTTCAGGAGGCTATCCACTCCGCGGTTTCTATCGAG GTAACCAAACAGGACCGTGCGGTGCGAATTTGCCATTCCTGCCTATACATGGTGCACATGATAAACGATTTTCGAATCATTTGTGAAAAAACTCAGCTACTGTTTACTAAACACCAACTTTTATCTGTCGGAGAGTTCTGGAACAAAGCTTGCGACCAGGAAATATTCGTAAAATGCTTCGCCTTAGTGCAGCAGTGCAAGAATAGCATAGAGGAACTGTGTTTGAAACAATATGTTAGCGACTTAACGAATAATGTAGCTAGCCATTCTTTCGATTTACCAGCAGACAACAAACAAGAGACTGAAAGTTATCACGAACAGCTTGATCAACAAGTTAAAGATGAACTGGTGGAATTCAAAGCTGATATTAGTGTTTGTAGAGACTCTTATGAAAACAGCCAATGTACACTTAAGTCAGAACAAGGAAGCATATCTGGTGAAGATTCAGAAGATGATCGGATTGGTTCTTTTGAGGAAAATCTAGCAGACCTTAGAGGGGAAACTGTGTCTAAGAAAAAAGATTTGGAGGAAGAACAACAAATGCATGGCGAGGCTGACTTTGAAGTTGATGATCCAGAGTTTGTGACGAAACCTAAGCGAGCGAAAAGGGCTCCCGATGAACCTCGCAGGCGTCGGGGGAGACCAGCATTACCAGAAGAAATGTTGAAGCGAAGGCGACGCAAACCAGGAGAACCGAAGAAAAAGCCGGGACCCAAAAATCGTATCAAACTGCCAACGCAATCTGTA GTTTGTGAAATCTGCGGCAAACTAGTAAATCGTGAAAACCAAGAACGTCACCGGAACGATCATCTCGGACACCGACCGTACCCATGTACGATCGATGGTTGCAGTCATGCATTCTCCAGCAAAGCTGGTCTGCATGGGCACCTGGCGCGGCATGCTGATCGGGATAATGTTTACGATTGCGATATCTGCGGAGCGAAAATTAAGACTAAAAGCTCGCTGCATCGACACCGGAAGATGCACACCATGGAAAAACCGCACGCTTGTGATATATGCGGAAAACGTTTCTGGCGAAAGAGCTATCTTAATCATCACTCGACCGTTCACACGGGGATAGCCAAATTTCCGTGCGAATACTGCGGTTTTGTATTCAAGAATAAGTACTGGCGGTCGTTTCACATCAAACAGAAACACGTGGCAAAAGGGGAAGAACCGCGGCTCGAAACACTGGAAGAGGATGCAGAAATCCCTGAAGAAGTTGTGACTGAAATCAGTATCGAGTATATTTAG
- the LOC129716814 gene encoding uncharacterized protein LOC129716814, with the protein MDADQFNVFMEHQSGVFKEMVDALRQMRAPQQSSRSSMDKASAIPVPLPPLELEGDMEQNYEFFVQNWKNYASAVGMDKWPADQNRQKTSVLLSVIGKSALKKYFNFELTDSQQQDPDVAIEAIKRKVVCEKNKMVDWYSYFSMTQDVTESIDEFVSRLKSLAKLCRFETLEEDFIMYKVVTSSKWPKLRGKLLTTQNLTSGKAIDMCRTEEIAEKHAAVAGLSSADVNLVKSKKKKMKCKYCGDWHDFAKGSCPALGKKCHGCGGRNHFEKVCKAQGKKIKNKRRNVKKVQNDSISTSQSEGSDNSETESEEEEKEVVIGKVYDFSDAGGNVFADLKIFISKRWQSVRCELDTGANTSIVGIDWLKKATGGNSPDLLPSKFRLQSFGRGTIPVLGEVRIPCRRNGRKYTLALQVVNVNHMPLLSAKAEQLVKQHKQLFEGYGKFPGVVCLEVDPNVVPSIQQPRRVPIAMRSLLKEDLRKLERDSIIMKETQHMDWVSNIVLIRKGGQTGPVRICLDPIPLNKALKRPRLQFATIDEVLPELGQAKVFSTVDAKKGFWHVLLDNESSRLTTFWTPFGRYRTECLADDILIYGSGETLREALEDHNRNLKELFLQLDRNNVKLNLSKLKLCETSVKFFGHILTNQGLKADDSKIATIKEFPSPTDRKQLQRFIGTINYLGRYIKNLSAESSLLRRLISEKEP; encoded by the exons ATGGATGCCGATCAATTTAATGTGTTTATGGAGCACCAAAGTGGTGTTTTCAAGGAAATGGTGGATGCACTGCGCCAAATGCGCGCACCACAGCAAAGTTCACGGTCGTCGATGGACAAGGCATCGGCTATACCTGTTCCTCTTCCTCCGCTTGAACTAGAGGGAGACATGGAACAAAACTACGAGTTTTTTGTGcaaaactggaaaaattatGCAAGTGCAGTAGGAATGGATAAATGGCCGGCAGATCAAAACAGGCAAAAAACGAGTGTGCTTTTGTCTGTGATTGGAAAGTCTGCGCTAAAAAAGTATTTCAATTTTGAGCTGACGGACTCACAGCAGCAAGATCCTGACGTTGCAATCGAAGCAATAAAGCGAAAAGTAGTTtgcgaaaaaaacaaaatggtggATTGGTACAGTTATTTTTCGATGACGCAAGATGTGACCGAAAGTATCGATGAATTTGTTTCTCGATTGAAATCCTTAGCTAAGTTATGTCGCTTTGAGACACTGGAAGAAGATTTCATAATGTACAAAGTGGTGACGTCCAGTAAGTGGCCGAAGCTGCGAGGCAAGTTATTGACCACTCAGAATCTTACTTCAGGGAAAGCAATCGATATGTGTCGTACGGAAGAGATTGCAGAGAAGCACGCAGCTGTTGCGGGACTTTCTAGTGCCGATGTGAACCTGGTGAAgagtaagaagaaaaaaatgaaatgcaaATACTGTGGTGACTGGCATGATTTTGCAAAGGGTTCGTGCCCTGCACTGGGAAAGAAGTGTCATGGGTGCGGTGGCAGAAACCATTTCGAAAAAGTGTGCAAGGCGCAAGGGAAGAAGATTAAAAATAAACGAAGAAATGTGAAAAAAGTACAAAATGACAGTATATCGACGAGTCAAAGTGAAGGAAGTGACAATTCAGAAACGGAGagtgaagaagaagaaaaagaagtggTTATCGGAAAAGtttatgatttttcggatgCTGGAGGTAACGTGTTTGCTGATTTGAAGATTTTCATTAGCAAAAGATGGCAGTCTGTGCGCTGCGAACTAGATACCGGTGCGAATACGAGTATCGTTGGAATTGATTGGTTGAAGAAAGCAACCGGTGGCAACTCTCCCGATTTACTTCCGTCTAAATTTCGTCTGCAAAGTTTTGGCAGAGGTACGATTCCTGTTCTTGGTGAGGTCCGAATTCCTTGCCGACGCAACGGTCGTAAGTACACACTTGCGTTACAAGTCGTAAACGTCAATCACATGCCACTCCTGTCAGCAAAG GCTGAGCAGTTAGTTAAGCAGCACAAGCAACTTTTCGAGGGATATGGAAAGTTCCCTGGGGTTGTGTGTTTGGAAGTTGATCCCAATGTAGTTCCGTCCATTCAACAACCACGAAGAGTTCCAATTGCTATGCGTAGTTTACTGAAAGAGGATTTGAGGAAGCTAGAGCGAGATAGTATTATTATGAAGGAAACCCAACACATGGATTGGGTCAGCAATATTGTTCTTATAAGAAAGGGTGGACAAACCGGGCCGGTACGTATATGCTTGGATCCGATTCCACTTAATAAGGCTTTAAAACGTCCTCGCCTTCAGTTTGCTACCATCGACGAAGTTTTGCCAGAACTAGGACAAGCAAAGGTGTTTTCTACAGTGGATGCCAAAAAGGGTTTCTGGCATGTGCTATTGGACAACGAGAGTAGCCGTTTGACGACTTTTTGGACTCCGTTTGGCCGATACCG GACTGAATGCTTGGCTGACGACATACTGATCTACGGATCCGGTGAAACGTTGAGAGAGGCATTGGAAGATCATAACCGAAATCTGAAGGAATTGTTCCTTCAACTGGACAGAAACAACGTTAAGCTGAACCTAAGCAAACTCAAGCTCTGTGAAACGTCGGTCAAATTCTTTGGGCATATTCTGACGAACCAGGGATTGAAGGCAGATGATAGCAAGATCGCAACCATCAAGGAATTTCCTTCTCCAACGGATCGAAAACAACTGCAGAGATTCATCGGTACGATAAATTACCTCGGGCGCTACATCAAAAACCTCAGCGCTGAAAGTTCTTTGCTACGGAGATTGATTTCTGAAAAGGAACCGTGA